Genomic segment of Terriglobales bacterium:
ATGCGCTACCGGGCTTATCTTCGGCATCTACCCGGCATGGAAGGCCTCCAACCTTGATCCCATCGAGGCGCTTCGTTACGAATAATTCTTCTAGCGCAACAGGAATGTGACATCAATCAGAGCAGTTCCGCACCAGCAGAGGAATCACCGCCCCGATCAGGATGGCGTTTCTAAGTGTGGAACAATCCTGGTTCTACACTGTGGTACGGAGCAGGTGGGACAAATCGGCCCCAGCCCGGAAGCAGAAACGCAACGATTGTGGTGTCCGCTGGTCGCCTTTGGTAAGCTGTTGTGCGGCGGATACACGCTTTTTCGCGCGAAAGAAAGATGGTCCAGTTCTTATTCAATCTGTTTTTTGTAGTCGCAGCAACCGGCGCTGTGTGTGGCTGCGGCTACTACCTTCTTTGCCTGGTCGGGGCACTGAACTTTCTTCGCGTCAGCCGGCAAGCCGCCGCCGCGCCCACGTGGACGCCGCCCGTCTCCATTCTGAAGCCGCTGCGCGGTACCGATCCCGAGATATACGAAAGCTTCCGCAGTCATTGCCTGCAGGAGTATCCCGAGTACGAGCTCATCTTCGGCGTCAGCGATCCCGACGACCCCGCCGTGCAACTGGTGGAGCGGCTGCAAGCCGAGTTCCCCACCCGCGATATCCGGCTCACGGTTTGCCCCAAGGTGCTGGGCACGAACCTGAAGGTCAGCAACCTGGTACAGATGCTGCCGCTGGCGCGCCATGATTACCTGATCGTCAATGACAGCGATATTCGCGTCGACAGCGATTACCTGCGCCGGATCGTGCGCGAGTTCTCCGACCCGCGGGTTGGCATGGTCACTTGCCTCTACCGTGGCATCGCCGGCAGGACCCTGGGTTCGAAGCTGGAAGCAATCGGCATCAGCACCGATTTCAGCGCCGGCGTGCTTGCCGCCCGGCAGCTTGAAGGCATCCGGTTCGCGCTCGGATCGACACTCGCCTTCCCGCGCAAGCCCCTGGAAGCCATTGGCGGGTTTGA
This window contains:
- the hpnI gene encoding bacteriohopanetetrol glucosamine biosynthesis glycosyltransferase HpnI, whose product is MVQFLFNLFFVVAATGAVCGCGYYLLCLVGALNFLRVSRQAAAAPTWTPPVSILKPLRGTDPEIYESFRSHCLQEYPEYELIFGVSDPDDPAVQLVERLQAEFPTRDIRLTVCPKVLGTNLKVSNLVQMLPLARHDYLIVNDSDIRVDSDYLRRIVREFSDPRVGMVTCLYRGIAGRTLGSKLEAIGISTDFSAGVLAARQLEGIRFALGSTLAFPRKPLEAIGGFEPLMDYLADDFELGARIAKTGFEVRLSDVVVDHHLPDYTLRGFLQHQLRWARSTRDSRRWGYTGVGLTFGLPWAMVALLLSGGAAWAWGMLAVAAGLRLAMATTVGRTILHDVDVARLLFLLPLRDFVAMMVWFASFAGHTVAWRGDEFILEKGKLRPIREWPAVSG